One stretch of Lemur catta isolate mLemCat1 chromosome 2, mLemCat1.pri, whole genome shotgun sequence DNA includes these proteins:
- the PYCARD gene encoding apoptosis-associated speck-like protein containing a CARD, which translates to MGCARDAILEALENLTADELKKFKLKLLSVPLRDGYGRIPRGSLLPMDAVDLTDKLVSFYLEGYGAELTAAVLRNMGMQEMAERLQEVTLKGPGAAPAGIKAPTQTAAKPALHFVDQHRAALITRVTDVDGVLDALYGKVLSEEQYQAVRAESTNPTKMRKLFSFAPAWNQTCKDLLLQALRETQPYLVADLE; encoded by the exons ATGGGGTGCGCGCGCGACGCCATCCTGGAGGCGCTGGAGAACCTGACGGCCGACGAGCTCAAGAAGTTCAAGCTGAAGCTGCTGTCAGTACCGCTGCGCGACGGCTACGGGCGCATCCCGCGGGGGTCGCTGCTGCCCATGGACGCCGTGGACCTCACCGACAAGCTCGTCAGCTTCTACCTGGAGGGGTATGGAGCCGAGCTCACGGCGGCCGTGCTCCGCAACATGGGCATGCAGGAGATGGCTGAGCGGCTGCAGGAGGTGACGCTCAAGG GTCCTGGAGCTGCTCCAGCTGGGATCAAGGCCCCTACACAGACAGCAGCAAAGCCAG cactgCACTTTGTGGACCAGCACCGGGCAGCGCTCATCACGCGGGTGACAGACGTCGACGGGGTGCTGGATGCTCTGTATGGGAAGGTCCTGAGCGAGGAGCAGTACCAGGCAGTGCGGGCAGAGAGCACCAATCCAACGAAGATGAGGAAGCTCTTCAGCTTTGCTCCAGCCTGGAACCAGACCTGTAAGGACTTGCTCCTCCAGGCCTTAAGGGAGACCCAGCCCTACCTGGTGGCCGACCTGGAGTAG